The following are encoded together in the Humulus lupulus chromosome 5, drHumLupu1.1, whole genome shotgun sequence genome:
- the LOC133834631 gene encoding uncharacterized protein LOC133834631 yields MENMQYAEELVREFLVFRGFTNTLQAFDSELSTDIGKGFQVDRILDLIFSVYVPTFQAEKLVGLLSFFKHCLSSSSERVYIDTLSKLEVSILRYYIVYAVQSGRKDKVVEFYGMSGNDLLQRGQDWTPWFAIPYVKNPSSDPEFCTYFSREWFEALHLSVRNFFSVIFNGTRIPALLKISSEKNTVNRLKKDIKQLNLKLSELQALLEEKEAQLCHLRSNVSPFTDASSEIAKSSSSFVHEENVVLSKDTLEAYFPATPQIDEADLDQELGAAAPVGNQLEVSDLKSGYNLSSLSNFHSRDGGISDSNQLLDGSHVEKGGDSYGEELPEVKVDFQETFLGHTSPISRCRFSASGNNIASASMDGTVRIWTYDSSTPASRNATIYCGAEIMSLDWECKSDRLLLIGTADGGIKAWNVDAKRVVCDLKTTEAFPSVLDIKCSPVEPIFVSAAASRGYGSSYVDNLGFASLTVWNMKTWKAMTVLPLGKDPPAITSLSFNHNGKILAAAATDGMIHMFDMSAGLQITGWPAHDSAISSILFGPDETSIFSLGSEGQILEWSLHNQGQVLWSKNCSRFCDPEISKQCRHEMALDANGRRLLTTSGSVRAPIYQVRDHTNGLRTLAHTSAITTVDWHPTLPIFLTGSADNSVRVTSIL; encoded by the exons ATGGAGAATATGCAGTATGCTGAAGAGCTTGTGAGGGAGTTCCTTGTATTTAGAGGATTTACCAACACTTTGCAAGCTTTTGATTCTGAACTATCGACCGATATCGGTAAAGGGTTTCAAGTGGATAGGATTCTAGATTTAATCTTTTCAGTTTATGTTCCTACATTTCAAGCCGAAAAATTGGTTGGTCTATTAAGTTTCTTCAAGCACTGTCTCTCTTCATCTTCTGAGAGAGTGTATATTGATACTCTGAGTAAGTTGGAGGTCTCTATTTTACGCTACTACATTGTTTATGCTGTACAATCGGGAAGGAAGGATAAAGTTGTGGAGTTTTATGGCATGAGTGGAAATGATTTGCTCCAAAGGGGCCAGGATTGGACTCCCTGGTTTG CTATTCCATATGTAAAGAATCCAAGCTCGGATCCTGAGTTTTGCACCTATTTCTCAAGAGAATGGTTTGAAGCCTTGCATCTTTCTGTGAGAAACTTCTTTAGTGTGATCTTCAATGGTACTC GCATCCCTGCCTTATTGAAAATCAGTTCAGAGAAGAATACTGTTAACCGTCTAAAGAAAGACATCAAGCAACTTAATCTTAAGTTGTCAGAACTTCAGGCTTTATTAGAGGAAAAGGAGGCTCAGCTATGCCATCTAAGGAG TAATGTTTCACCGTTCACTGACGCAAGCTCTGAGATAGCCAAGAGCTCATCAAGTTTTGTGCATGAGGAAAATGTTGTTTTGTCCAAAGACACTCTAGAAGCCTATTTTCCTGCCACTCCACAAATTGATGAAGCAGACCTAGATCAAGAGTTGGGTGCTGCTGCACCAGTGGGAAATCAACTAGAGGTTTCCGATTTAAAGTCTGGCTACAACCTAAGTTCTTTATCAAATTTTCATTCAAGGGATGGTGGGATTAGTGATAGCAATCAATTGTTGGATGGTTCCCATGTTG AAAAGGGTGGGGATAGCTATggagaagaattaccagaagtgaAAGTTGATTTTCAG GAGACATTTCTGGGTCACACTAGTCCTATCAGTCGCTGCCGCTTTTCTGCTTCTGGGAACAACATAGCCAGTGCTTCTATGGATGGGACAGTCAG GATTTGGACTTATGACTCATCAACCCCGGCATCTAGAAATGCAACCATTTATTGTGGAGCAGAGATTATGTCACTTGATTGGGAGTGTAAATCCGACCGATTG CTTCTCATAGGCACTGCTGATGGAGGCATTAAAGCATGGAATGTTGATGCAAAGAGAGTTGTTTGTGACCTCAAGACAACTGAAGCATTTCCAAG TGTCTTGGATATAAAGTGTAGTCCTGTAGAACCAATTTTTGTTTCTGCAGCAGCATCAAGGGG ATACGGCTCGAGTTATGTAGATAATTTGGGTTTTGCTTCGTTAACTGTATGGAACATGAAGACATGGAAGGCTATG ACAGTCCTTCCTCTTGGTAAAGATCCACCTGCAATTACATCCCTAAGTTTCAATCACAATGGAAAGATTTTAGCAGCCGCAGCAACTGACGGAATGATTCACATGTTTG ACATGTCTGCGGGTCTTCAAATTACTGGGTGGCCTGCACATGATTCTGCCATAAGTTCTATTCTCTTTGGACCTGATGAGACTAGCATTTTCAGTTTGGGATCAGAAGGACAG ATTTTAGAATGGAGCTTGCATAATCAAGGTcaagtcctttggtcaaaaaatTGTAGCAG GTTCTGTGATCCTGAGATCTCAAAACAGTGTAGACATGAAATGGCACTAGATGCTAATGGGAGAAGACTATTGACAACATCTGGGTCAGTAAGAGCACCCATTTATCAG GTTCGAGATCACACAAATGGGTTAAGAACTCTTGCCCACACTTCTGCTATAACCACAGTAGATTGGCACCCGACCTTGCCCATTTTCTTAACTGGATCAGCCGATAACTCTGTCCGGGTAACATCTATTCTGTGA